A stretch of DNA from Phycisphaerales bacterium AB-hyl4:
TCAGCCGACAGTTCCAGTTCCAGAAGGGCCCGATCTTCGCCCAGATCGTGCTCGCCGACGAAATCAACCGCGCAACGCCCAAGACGCAGTCCGCCATGCTCGAAGCGATGCAGGAAAAGTCCGTCACCGTGGCGGGCACGACGTACAAGATGGACCCGCCCTTCTTCGTCATGGCCACGCAGAACCCGCTGGAGCAGGAAGGCACGTATCCGCTGCCTGAAGCGCAGCTCGACCGCTTCTTCTTCAAGCTCGATGTAGGCTACTCATCGCGCGAAGAGTTGCATGAGATCATGAACCGCACCACGCGAGCCGACCACCCCAACATCGAGCCCGTGCTGGATGCTGCCAAGATCCTCGGCTACCAGAAGGTGATCCGCCAGGTCATCATCGCGCCACACGTGCAGGACTATGCGATCCGAGCCGTGCTCGCGACCCACCCGGAGAACGCTGAGTTCGCCGGGGCGTTGACAAAACAGTTCGTCCGCGTCGGCGGCTCCCCCCGCGCGGCCCAGTCGCTGGTGCTCGGCGGCAAGGTGCGTGCGCTACTCGATAACCGGGCACATGTGAGCATCGACGACGTGCGAGCCGTGCTGCTGCCCGCGCTGCGTCACCGTTTGCTGTTGAACTTTGAAGGGCAAGCCGAGGGCGTCACGCCGGACATGGTGCTGAACGACATCGTCGACCACCTGCCCGCCGAGGCCACGGCGAAGGTGTGAGAGGAGCCCCGAGCGCATGAACGATCACCAACCGATGGGTGAAGTGGAAAAGCGCCGCACAGAAGTTCGGCCCTTCTTTCGGCTGCTATGCCTGCCGATCGTGCTGATCGCTCCCTTCAGTTTGGCTGTGTTGGTCTACATGGAAGGGTCAATGTTTTTGATTGGTGCGTCAACATTGGTGCTGTTTTTTGCGGGCTTCGGGTGGATCATGCTTTACGGCACACGGCCGCGCTGGTGGACTTGAACGGGAAAGGCCCACGAGTTTTCGATGAACCGCGAAGGCGCGAAGAAACGAAGGGAGCGAAGGGGATGGGATTAGAGAAGTATCAGGAGTTGGACCCGGAGCTTGAAGCGCTTGCGCAAGCGGTCATCGGGGCGGCAATTGAGGTGCATCGGCAGTTGGGGCCGGGCTTTCTGGAAAGCGTGTACGAGAAGGCGTTATCCATCGAATTGAGTTCACGCAATATCCCCCATGCTTGCCAACATCCAACACAGGTTTGTTATCGAGGTGCGGTTGTTGGTGAAGGGCGCATTGACATCCTCGTTGCAGAGCGTCTGATCCTCGAACTGAAATGCATCGATCGGTTCGAGCCGATCCATGAAGCAACTGTCATCAGCTACCTGAAGGCGACAAACCTGAACCTCGGCCTCCTGATTAATTTCCGGAAGCCTCGGCTCGTGGATGGCCTGAAACGCGTGGTCTACACTCCCCAATCCCCTTCGCGAACTTCGCGTCCTTCGCCCCTTCGCGGTGAATCGAATGAGTGAAACGCACACCCGCCGTGACGACACCCTGCTCACCCCCGAGTTCATGCATCAGCTTGATCGGCTGGATGTCATGTCGCGCAAGATCCTCACCGGCAAACTTCAGGGCGAGCGGCGGTCGAAGAAGAAAGGCCAATCCGTCGAGTTTGCCGACTATCGCAACTACGTCGTCGGCGACGACCTGCGATTCATCGACTGGAACCTCTACGCCCGGCTCGACAAACTGTTCCTCCGCCTGTTCATGGAAGAGGAAGACCTCGCCGTCAGCGTCGCGATCGACATCACCGGCAGCATGGACTACGGCGAACCCAACAAGCTCATGTACGCCAAGCGTCTCGCCGCGGCGCTCGGCTATATCGGACTGGTGAACTACAACCGCGTGTCGCTATTCAGTTTCACCGATACCGTGGTGGACCAGCTGCCCGGCCTGCGCGGACGTCGGCCCGTCCCGCGCATGCTCGACTTCCTTCAGCAGCAGCAGATCGCAAAACCACAAACGACGCCCGGCAGCGCGGGCAATCTCGAAACCGTCTGCAAACGACTGGCGCTCCTGCAGCGGCAGCCGGGCATCGTCATCCTCGTCAGCGACTTTTTCGACAAGGGCGAACTCGGCGACGCGCTTCGCTACCTGGCCAGCGATCGGTATGACACGTATGCGCTGCAACTGCTCAGCCCACAGGAGCTGGACCCGGTCAAGGGCCAGGTCGTCGGCGACCTTCGACTCAAAGACGTCGAAGACGGCGACATCGCGGAGGTCTCCATCACGCCCGCCCTGGTCAAGCGATACAAGGCCAACCTGCAAGCCTACTGCCAGCACGTCCGCGACCAGTGCCTTCGCCGAGGCATCGCGTACCTCATGAGCGACACGAGCGTCCCATTCGAGACCGTCGTGCTCAAATACCTCCGGCAGCGCGGGCTGGTGGGGTAATTTTGGATTCTGGTTTCTGGTTGGAGAGGCGGTCCTTTCTGAAAACCAGAGACCAGAAACCAGAAACGAGAAACCCAACTGCATCACTTGGCGGGGGGCGGTATAATCCGGCTCTTTGCCCCATGGAGTCGGCCCCTTGTCGAAACGGATCTGGTTAAACGGAAAGCTCGTCCCGCCTGAGCAGGCGACGGTGAACGTGTACGATCACGGCCTGCTGTACGGCGACGGCGTATTTGAGGGCATTCGGGCCTACAACGGCCGGGTGTTCAAGCTGCGCACCCACCTTCGTCGGCTGTACGAGTCGGCTGTGGCGATTCGGCTGGAGATCCCGTACACGATCGACGAGCTGGCCGAGGCGGTGCGCGAGACGATCGCCGCGAACGATCGGCAGGACGGCTACATCCGCCTCTGCGTCACGCGCGGCGTGGGCACGCTGGGGCTGAACCCGTTCACCTGCGAAGCGCCCAACGTTTTCATCATCGTCGACAGCATCAAGCTCTACCCGGCCGAGCTGTATGAGCAGGGCATGGAGATTGTGACCGCCTCGACGGTGCGCAATCATCCGATGGCCCTTTCGCCGCGGATCAAGAGCATGAATTACCTCAACAACATCCTCGCCAAGATCGAGGCGCTGGATGCCGGGGTGATGGAAGCGGTGATGCTCAACCACCTCGGCTACGTGGCCGAGTGCACGGGTGACAACATCTTCATCGTGCGCAAGCGTGACGGCCAGCCGGTGGTGTACAGTCCGCCGCTGCATGCCGGCGTGCTGGAGGGCATCACGATGCGGGCCGTGGAGGGCTTGGCGCGTGACGCGGGCCTGTGCTTGGAGCGGGTGGATTTGACGCGGTACGACCTGTACACCGCTGACGAAATGTTCCTCACCGGCACGGCGGCGGAGGTGATCCCGGTGACCAAGGTCGACGGCCGAGTCATCGGCGACGGCAAGCCGGGCAAGGTCACGCTCAGCCTGTTCGACGCCTTCCACAAGCTGGTGCAGAACAACGCGCCGGAAGACTGAAATCAGTTTCTAGTTTCGAGTTTGGCTTTGTGAAACTCAACTCGTAACTCGAAACCAGAAACTCGAAACTAGAAACGCCCCCATGAACCCTATCCACGACCTTGCTTACCTGACGCCTGACCTGCCCGGCGTGGGTGGGCGGATCAAACTGCGCCCCGATGATTTTCTCGTTGAAGAGCAACCGCTCTATGAGCCGACCGGCGAAGGCGAGCACCTCTACCTGTTCATCGAGAAGCGACAGATCGCCACGACCGATGTCGTTCGGCAACTGGTCAAAGCGTTTCGCGTAAGTCGCCGGGACGTCGGCTTCGCCGGGATGAAAGACAAGCATGCGATCAGTCGGCAGCACTTTTCCGTCCGCATGACCGACGCGGAGGCATCGCAGGATGAAGCACTCGAAAGCCTGTCGCGCGATGACCGGGTGACGCTGCTGTGGGCGGACCGGCATGGCAATAAGCTGCGGCGGGGGCATCTGGCGGGCAATCGGTTTGTGATTCGCATCCGCGAGATCGAGCCCACACGGGACACGTTGATCGCCAAGCGCGTGCTCGACCGCCTCGCGGCAGCGGGCGTGCCGAACTACCTCGGCGAGCAGCGGTTCGGCTATCGACAGAACAACCACGAAGTGGGTCGCCTGCTGCTGCTGGGCGAGCACCAGGCCGTGCTCGATGCGATGCTCGGCAAGCCGGAGGCGTACGAAAGCGAAGCGGTTCAACTCGGCCGAGCTGCGTACGACCGGGGCGATTATGCCGAAGCGCTGGCGCATTGGCCGAAGCATCTGCGGTTTGATCGGCAGGCGTTGGACGCGCTGCGGCAGGGTCGCAGCGCGGAGAAGGCGGTTGCGGCGATCGATCGCAACCAGCGCGCGTTTTTGATCACGGCGTTGCAGAGCGCGGCGTTCAACCGTGTGCTGCACGAACGGCTCTCGGGGGGCACGTTCGACCGCCTGCTGCCGGGCGACCTGGCGTGGAAGCATGACAGCCGGGCGGTGTTCAGCGTCGATGAAGCGACAGCCGAGTTGGAGAACGGGCCGACGGGTCGCGTGCCGCAGATGGCGGTGTCGCCTTCGGGGCCGATGTGGGGGCCTGACATGACCCAGGCCGAGGGCGAGCCGGGGCGGATGGAGCGTGAGGCGCTCGCGTTGTTCGGCCTGAGCGAAGCCGACCTGCAAGGGCATCGCCTCGCGGCGGTGGAGGGGGCCCGCCGACCGCTGCGCATTCCGCTGCGCGACCCGGACCTGTCCGGCGGCGTGGACGAGCATGGCTCGTATATTCGACTGGCGTTCGAACTGCCACGCGGCGCGTTCGCGACCGTGGTGCTGCGCGAGATCATGAAACAGAACGTGGCCGATGATGATGACGATGACACGGCGTGACTGACCTCACGACACTATGTCGTGGGCATCGCTCTGCCTGATCCCAACGCATTTGCCCTTTCGCTGCCCAGTGGGTGCGCAGCAGGACGCCGCCCCACCCCTCAAAACACACTTTAAACACTGTTAAAGCCGACCGACTGCGTTGTGGCACGGCGGTTGCGTTATGCCTGTCCGCGTGATGCGGCAAGGCCTGCCAATCGGCGGTTACACAGCATGGAGGGCTCAAGTATGAACATTGACATGGAAGACATTCTCACATTCGCACGCGGCGTGGCACGCGATCATCAGCGGGTGCTGGCCGAGCGAGATGTCGATTTCATCCGCTTCCTGGTGGAGGTCGCGCGACGCCATCGCTTCAGCGCCGCGCTGCTGCGGACGCGCGTGCAATGGTATGTGACCTACAACGCTTCCAAGGTCGGGCTGGTGTCCGCGCCGATTCCGTCGGCGATAGCTGCACCGACGGCAACGTCCTCGGCGGCGTGAGCGGACGCCATTACTCAAACAGGCTCGTATGAACGGAGAGCGCACGATCTTCGCCATGCGTGCCTTCGATCACGACAGGCTGATTGATCTCCAGCGGTCGGCCCATCTGCACCGTCATCGGCGCGGCGTCGTCGGTGGTCACGCTAACCGTCATCGGCGTATCTTCATCGGTCGTGACGCTGACGGCCAGCGGCGATTCGAACGCCTCGCGGAGCGTCTGGCCGGCCGTCTCGATGGAGTTGGCGTGCCCCTCGACCGCGGCGAGCACATCGTCAGTGACGAGCGCTTCGATGCGTTCAATGGCCGCTTCGGTCGTTGCCCGAGCGCTATCGCCAGCGGTGACGCCCGCGCGTTCCATGGCCTGGGCGTGCTGCCTGGCGGTCGCGTCGGCGCGGTTCATCGCCATGTTCACGCTGAAGAAAATGCCGATCACGAGCACGAGGCTTGCGACCACCATTGCTCCGCCGAAGATCCATGCCGCGGTTGTGAGGTTGCCTTGCATAGGGGTTGTCGCCGTGGGTGTCAGGGTTTGAGTATGACCTTGATGCATTCGGTTTTGTTTTCGTTGAACAGATCGTAGGCCTTGGGCGCTTCGCCGAGTTTGAAACGGTGGGTGATGACGAAGGTCGGGTCGATGTCGCCGTTGCGAATGCGATCGAGCAGTGGCTGGAGGTAGCGGTGCATGTGGGTTTGGCCCATGCGGAAGGTGAGGCCCTTGCCGAAGGCCGCGCCGAGGGGGAACTTGTCGAGCAGGCCGCCGTAGACGCCGGGGATGGAGACCGTGCCGCCCTTTCGGCAGCAGTGGATGGCCTGGCGTAGGGCGTGCGGGCGGTCGGTGGCGGCGTAGGCGGCGGCCTTGAGGCGG
This window harbors:
- a CDS encoding AAA family ATPase, which produces MSELNEQQILEQAEHFRRDYKAVRDQIGKMIVGHDEIVDGVLTCLFVGGHALLEGVPGLGKTLLIRSLSEALSLRFNRVQFTPDLMPADITGTTIVVEARNDDGTVSRQFQFQKGPIFAQIVLADEINRATPKTQSAMLEAMQEKSVTVAGTTYKMDPPFFVMATQNPLEQEGTYPLPEAQLDRFFFKLDVGYSSREELHEIMNRTTRADHPNIEPVLDAAKILGYQKVIRQVIIAPHVQDYAIRAVLATHPENAEFAGALTKQFVRVGGSPRAAQSLVLGGKVRALLDNRAHVSIDDVRAVLLPALRHRLLLNFEGQAEGVTPDMVLNDIVDHLPAEATAKV
- a CDS encoding GxxExxY protein, which gives rise to MGLEKYQELDPELEALAQAVIGAAIEVHRQLGPGFLESVYEKALSIELSSRNIPHACQHPTQVCYRGAVVGEGRIDILVAERLILELKCIDRFEPIHEATVISYLKATNLNLGLLINFRKPRLVDGLKRVVYTPQSPSRTSRPSPLRGESNE
- a CDS encoding DUF58 domain-containing protein, with the protein product MSETHTRRDDTLLTPEFMHQLDRLDVMSRKILTGKLQGERRSKKKGQSVEFADYRNYVVGDDLRFIDWNLYARLDKLFLRLFMEEEDLAVSVAIDITGSMDYGEPNKLMYAKRLAAALGYIGLVNYNRVSLFSFTDTVVDQLPGLRGRRPVPRMLDFLQQQQIAKPQTTPGSAGNLETVCKRLALLQRQPGIVILVSDFFDKGELGDALRYLASDRYDTYALQLLSPQELDPVKGQVVGDLRLKDVEDGDIAEVSITPALVKRYKANLQAYCQHVRDQCLRRGIAYLMSDTSVPFETVVLKYLRQRGLVG
- the ilvE gene encoding branched-chain-amino-acid transaminase — protein: MSKRIWLNGKLVPPEQATVNVYDHGLLYGDGVFEGIRAYNGRVFKLRTHLRRLYESAVAIRLEIPYTIDELAEAVRETIAANDRQDGYIRLCVTRGVGTLGLNPFTCEAPNVFIIVDSIKLYPAELYEQGMEIVTASTVRNHPMALSPRIKSMNYLNNILAKIEALDAGVMEAVMLNHLGYVAECTGDNIFIVRKRDGQPVVYSPPLHAGVLEGITMRAVEGLARDAGLCLERVDLTRYDLYTADEMFLTGTAAEVIPVTKVDGRVIGDGKPGKVTLSLFDAFHKLVQNNAPED
- the truD gene encoding tRNA pseudouridine(13) synthase TruD yields the protein MNPIHDLAYLTPDLPGVGGRIKLRPDDFLVEEQPLYEPTGEGEHLYLFIEKRQIATTDVVRQLVKAFRVSRRDVGFAGMKDKHAISRQHFSVRMTDAEASQDEALESLSRDDRVTLLWADRHGNKLRRGHLAGNRFVIRIREIEPTRDTLIAKRVLDRLAAAGVPNYLGEQRFGYRQNNHEVGRLLLLGEHQAVLDAMLGKPEAYESEAVQLGRAAYDRGDYAEALAHWPKHLRFDRQALDALRQGRSAEKAVAAIDRNQRAFLITALQSAAFNRVLHERLSGGTFDRLLPGDLAWKHDSRAVFSVDEATAELENGPTGRVPQMAVSPSGPMWGPDMTQAEGEPGRMEREALALFGLSEADLQGHRLAAVEGARRPLRIPLRDPDLSGGVDEHGSYIRLAFELPRGAFATVVLREIMKQNVADDDDDDTA